CTTTGCCGCATAGACTTGGAGCGTCGGCGGCACGCCCCGCGCGTGCGGATCGGCGGCGACGACTGCGAGCGAGCCGGCGTGCGGGAGAGATTCGTTGTAGTTCTTCCAGCTCAGGCCGGCACTTTCGAGCTGCGTAGCGAGATTCGGCGCATCGATCGTGTGGTTGACGTATCCTGGCTTGTTGCTATCCGGACACGCGGGGTTCGCATCGTGCGGGGTGCAGAAGTACCCGTCATCGTCGCGAATGCCGTAGGTGTAGCCGCCGATGAACGCGACGTAGTTCGGTTCGCTCGGGTGCGTTTCGGCGTAAAAATCGGTTGCGTTGCCGTATTCGTGGGCGAGGCGCGTAATCGTCGGCGCATCGCTGCTCCCGACCACCTGGCCGTAGTCCTTGTTCTCCTCGATGATCACGAAGATGTGCGCGTAACGCGGCACAGCGAGATCTCGGCGCGTCGGCACAGACGACGCGCGCGAAGCCGCCACCCCTAAGCCGGCACTGAACACGGCGACGAGCAATGCGAGCACGGCAACGTTTTTCATGCCCACGTATTTCGCGCACGGTTTTCTCAAGCCTCCAGACGGCATGAGAATCCGCATGCCTGGCTTGCGGTGTCTCTTTTTCTTCGGCGGAGAAGTCTGTTTGCTCTGCTCCTATTCTCGAACGCGACGCAGCATAAACTCATAGACATTCACACAACAAGGGCGCCGCTTTCCCGCGGAAAGCTGCTCGACGGTCCGTGTGACCCGGCGGGCCCGGGTCTCAGCGCTCTTGGTCGAATCGATCCAGCGGATCCAATCGCGACGACCGTCGGGAGTGAGGTCCTTCCACAACGCGTTTGCTTCGCGGGAAGCGGTAAGGGCGCCACGGAGATCGGCAGGGATTCTCGGTTTAGGCTCTGGTCCCAAGATAGCGAGTTTTACCGTGTCGCCCGCGTCGGCACCGGCGCCCTCGCGCATGGCCTTGTTCACGCGCAGCTGGTGGCCTCCGGACGTGTTGGCTTCTAGCGCCGCTCGGAAAGGATGACCGTTCATCGTGCCTTCAACCTTGGTCATGCCGCGCAGTTCCTTACTGACCGCCGCCGGGACGTTGAGCAGGGTCCGGCGACCGGCCGTCGCCGCCTTGGAATGTCGAACGAGCCGTGCCTTGAAGCGCAGGACTGATGGACCGCCGCCGCCTTTATTCCCACGTGTTGCTTTGTCCATGATGAGCCTCTCGACGGTTCGAGCAAACAACGAGACTGGCGGAGAGGGAGGGATTCGAACCCTCGAGAGGCTCATCACCTCTGCCCGCTTTCGAGGCGGGTGCCATCAACCGCTCGACCACCTCTCCACGCGCGAAGTACAGCAGATTCCCGCCCTCATCCTTCGACGAGCTCAGGATGACGCGAGTGAAACGCTAGCGGCGTGCGCGAAAGAAGCGCTGCAGTTGTTCCGAGGCCTCGCCTTCGAGCACGCCGGCGGTAACGGCGAGACGATGGTTCGTCTTGGGCGAGCGCAGTACGTCGAATGCTCCTCCGTCAGCGCCGCCCTTTGGATCGCGCGCCGCATAGACCAGGCGCTTGACACGGGCGGCGAGGATCGCCCCCGCACACATGACGCAGGGCTCCTTCGTTACGTACAAGGTCGCATCGCCAAGGCGCCACACGCCGAACGCTCGGGAAGCCTCGCGTAGAACGAGCATCTCCGCGTGCGCGGTCGCGTCGCGCTGGAGCTCCTTCTCGTTCTGTGCTTCGAGGACCACGTCGCCGCAGATGAGGACCGCGCCGACGGGAACGTCGCCCGCGTCG
This DNA window, taken from Candidatus Dormiibacterota bacterium, encodes the following:
- a CDS encoding YdeI/OmpD-associated family protein, with the protein product MDKATRGNKGGGGPSVLRFKARLVRHSKAATAGRRTLLNVPAAVSKELRGMTKVEGTMNGHPFRAALEANTSGGHQLRVNKAMREGAGADAGDTVKLAILGPEPKPRIPADLRGALTASREANALWKDLTPDGRRDWIRWIDSTKSAETRARRVTRTVEQLSAGKRRPCCVNVYEFMLRRVRE
- the tadA gene encoding tRNA adenosine(34) deaminase TadA, which encodes MTMSSIDEMYMRRAIALAQRAVDAGDVPVGAVLICGDVVLEAQNEKELQRDATAHAEMLVLREASRAFGVWRLGDATLYVTKEPCVMCAGAILAARVKRLVYAARDPKGGADGGAFDVLRSPKTNHRLAVTAGVLEGEASEQLQRFFRARR